Genomic segment of Acidobacteriota bacterium:
CCGGTGAGGTCATGGCGGACCTAAACGTCGCGGTCATCATCACGGCCATCGACAAAGTGACCGCCCCCTTGCGGCGGATGACGGCGGGCCTCGTCAACTTTGAAAAAGTGGCCGCGCGGGGACGATCTCTCGCGTCCATAGGGCAACAGATGAGTGTGGCTGGGTATTTTGCCGGGGACGCGGCCGACCAGCTCACTAGGGCCATCGAGCGCGTGAGCGCGCCGCTCGTGGCCCTCGAGGACTCCGCTGCCAAGATCCGTAGCCTGCCCGGTGTCACCGCCGAGGTTTCTGGCCGGTTTGCGGCGCAGGCTCGTGCGTGGTCCCGTGGGTACTCGGACTCCACCTCCTCCTTTCTCGACACCTCGTACATGATGCTGTCCGCCGGCCTAAACGTGGAGGCCGCACTGGCCGCCACGGAAACGGGGCTGCGGGTGGCAAAGGGCACCATGGGGGACGCGACCGAAGCCGGGTCTCTTCTGGCCACGGTCTACAACAACCTCGGGGACAAGACTCGGCCCGTGAACGAGGAAATGACCCGGCTGGGCGATATCTTGACGCGCACGCAGCAGCAGTTCCAGTTCGCCAACTTCGGCCAACTCGCCGAGGGCATGAAATACGCGACGGCGGCGGCCATATCGGCCCGCATGGAACTTCCCCAGGTGACCGCCGTCATCGGACAGCTCAACAACGCGGGGGCGCAGGGGTCCATGGCGGGCACGGCGTTCCAGGCCACCATGGCGAGGCTCACGGAGGCCTCCCAGGACCTGGGATTCGCGATTGCCCGGAACGCGGCCGGGGGTGTGGATTTTATCGGAACCCTCGACAATCTCCGGAGCCGTCTCGGGGATCTCAGCGCCCTTTCCTCCAGCGATCAGCTCCGGCTACAAAAGGCCTTTGGCGGGCCGGAAGCTCTCAAGACGGTGATTCTCCTGTCGAAGAATATGGATGCCCTCAAGACGGGCTATCAGGCGGTCCAAGACAGCGCGGGCGCTGCCGCACAGGCACAGGCGGCCATGGAGAAGGCGCCGACCGCCGTAATGCAGAGGCTACGCAACAACCTCGACGATTTAAAGATGAGTCTGGCCGCGGCGATCCTTCCGCTGGTGGAGCGCATCGTTCCCAAAATCATCGCCCTGGTGCAGGCCTTCCGAGGCATGGTCGAGGCTCACCCGGGCCTGGTCAAAGTGGCGTCCGTTCTGCTGGTGGTGGCCGCGGCTACCCTGTCGGTTGTTGCGCCTGCGTTGGCCGTGGGCGGGTCCTTCATCACCATGGGGGGCATGGCCATGCAGGCCGTTGGGCAGTTGCCCGCGCTGGGAGCTGTCGCAACAAAGGCGCTGTCCGGAATCTCTGTGGGGCTCCGCGCCGTTGGCGCCGCCGCCACGGCCAATCCGATCGGCGTCGTGATCATGGCCGTCGCCTTGGCGGCCTACCTGGTGTATAAGTACTGGAAACCCATCGGGGCGTTCTTCGAGCGGCTCCTCCCTGGGATCGGAGCCACGATC
This window contains:
- a CDS encoding phage tail tape measure protein → MADLNVAVIITAIDKVTAPLRRMTAGLVNFEKVAARGRSLASIGQQMSVAGYFAGDAADQLTRAIERVSAPLVALEDSAAKIRSLPGVTAEVSGRFAAQARAWSRGYSDSTSSFLDTSYMMLSAGLNVEAALAATETGLRVAKGTMGDATEAGSLLATVYNNLGDKTRPVNEEMTRLGDILTRTQQQFQFANFGQLAEGMKYATAAAISARMELPQVTAVIGQLNNAGAQGSMAGTAFQATMARLTEASQDLGFAIARNAAGGVDFIGTLDNLRSRLGDLSALSSSDQLRLQKAFGGPEALKTVILLSKNMDALKTGYQAVQDSAGAAAQAQAAMEKAPTAVMQRLRNNLDDLKMSLAAAILPLVERIVPKIIALVQAFRGMVEAHPGLVKVASVLLVVAAATLSVVAPALAVGGSFITMGGMAMQAVGQLPALGAVATKALSGISVGLRAVGAAATANPIGVVIMAVALAAYLVYKYWKPIGAFFERLLPGIGATIQTLWPFLAALLGPIGLVIAGVVLIKRHWASLQPLVAAWWAYLRRAGAWAAGLFSRLVIAMGLGRVGPMLERVRPILARVGKWLGALFAFSPLSMLARNWGPALTFLGGLFIALQRVIETAWPVVEWVVASSPLATIIRNWEGIIGFFERLMNGVEAVVQRGWKIVRAIAAWSPLDLIPAEWAPLRTFFEELWASIVGVVERAVARIKGILTGPLESIRNTFGNAWGLFVEGGNAAAGLKPSPLKRMAAAGAIGTTLAAPLAAAAPGTALSPPAAFAQSQSDMKAGPLTGLFGGAPPEAAQPVPGVGGGPVVHQANTFHITVQAAPAQDPKAVADMVILEIRRRGARAAREALYDAD